A genomic window from Petrotoga mexicana DSM 14811 includes:
- a CDS encoding family 1 encapsulin nanocompartment shell protein: MDFLKRELAPITEEAWEELDERAKEIFKNKLKIRPIIDVEGPYGWDYSSYNLGTNELVENPRDGLGWGIRQVLPLVEIRNPFVLKQWELDNIERGLETPDLEGLETAAKQLASFENKLILKGIEKANIIGLQTLAKQNSVESSKESVKDFVKSLFEVKKRFMEQGIEGPYTLVINKEIWQDLFSMNLSYPLDLVVKEIIDAKVKPMHDVDESFVISNRGGDFKLILGQDISLGYDSKFDEQLKFFFTESLTFHVVTPEAIVGLEM, encoded by the coding sequence ATGGATTTTCTTAAAAGAGAGTTAGCTCCGATAACTGAAGAAGCTTGGGAAGAATTAGACGAAAGGGCAAAGGAGATTTTTAAGAACAAATTAAAAATAAGACCAATTATTGATGTAGAAGGTCCTTATGGATGGGATTATTCTTCATACAATTTAGGTACTAACGAACTCGTTGAAAACCCAAGAGATGGATTGGGATGGGGAATAAGACAAGTTTTACCTCTAGTAGAGATTAGAAACCCATTTGTTTTGAAACAATGGGAGCTTGATAATATCGAAAGGGGTTTAGAAACTCCGGATTTGGAAGGGTTAGAAACCGCTGCTAAGCAGTTGGCTTCATTTGAAAATAAATTAATTTTAAAAGGTATAGAAAAAGCCAATATAATTGGCTTACAAACGTTAGCTAAGCAGAATTCTGTAGAAAGTTCCAAAGAAAGCGTAAAAGATTTTGTTAAATCCTTATTTGAAGTAAAAAAAAGGTTCATGGAGCAAGGGATTGAAGGGCCATATACTTTAGTGATTAACAAAGAAATATGGCAAGATTTATTTTCTATGAATCTATCGTATCCTTTGGATTTAGTTGTAAAAGAAATTATAGATGCCAAAGTGAAACCTATGCATGATGTCGATGAAAGTTTTGTAATTTCTAATCGTGGTGGAGACTTTAAATTAATTTTAGGACAAGATATTTCCTTAGGATATGATAGCAAGTTCGATGAGCAACTCAAATTTTTCTTCACTGAAAGTTTAACTTTCCACGTAGTAACGCCGGAAGCTATAGTTGGATTAGAAATGTAA